The DNA window GGAAAGGTTGATGTCCTTTTCCACGGCCGCGGCCGAACTGATGATCTTGATGATCGAGCCGGGTTCATAGAGGCTCTCGAAGGCCCGGTTCTTGAGGGGATTGTTCTTGTTGGAGATATAGGTCCACCATTGGCTGTGGACCTTCTCGGGGGTGAAGGTCGGCTGGGAGATGCAGCCCAGGATCTCCCCGGTCCGGGGATCCAGGGCCACAATGGAGCCCTTTTGCCAGCCCATGGCCCGGGAGAGGACCCGTTGGATGCGGCTGTCGATGGTGAGATAAAGCTTGTTCCCGGGGAAATAGGACTGATAGACCTTCTCAAGGCCCATGGAACCGCGGTTATCGGCGGCCTGTTGGTCCAGGTAGCCGATCAATTGGGCGAATTCCGGGCCCATGGGATAGCCCCGTTCCCCGTTCTTCGTCCATTGCAGGGCCAAGGGCACCCCATTGCGGTCGAATATATAGTAGATGGAGCCCCGGTCACGCTCCTCCCGGGATTTTTCCAGCAAGGATTGGTATTCCTTGTTCTTGGGCTCGTAATTGACCGCGGTCTCGAAATATTTCACCGCCTTGCCGACCTGCCCCAGGGCCCGATCCACCGTCCCGAGCGCCACATAGATCTCGGGGTTGGAGGGCTGTAGCTCGAGGGCGTGTTGGAGCTCCAATTCGGCCACGTTGTACTTGCCCTCGTCGATGAAGGATTGCCCCGTCTTGGTGTGGTTGAACTTCTTGCTGTAGGTGAGTCCCATCCGCATGGCTTGGTCGTAGAGTTCCTTGGCCTTTTCCAGGTTCCCGGCCTTCATTTCCACCAGGCCCAGGCCATCCACCGCCTTGGCATCCCCGGGAGTGCGGCTCAGGACCTTGTTGAACTCCATACGGGAGAGCTCCAGGTTGCCGTTATGCCAGTATTTCAACCCTTTGAGGTAGTTGACCTGGTTCATCAAGCTGGTCTTGGAGGCCAGAAGGACGATGAATAGGGCCAAGAAGAGGATGGTGGTCCGGAAAGAGGGAAGCTTGGTGCGCCGGTGGCGTGACAGAGGGATGGGGTTGTACTTTTTGAAGGGATCGATCACAGGCATTCCAGCGGGCTCCTTTGGGAAAACCTCTGCATTTTAAGGGGTGGACCCCTGGAATAAAGGGGTAAAAATACTTTTTGGGCGGTATCTGGGAAGATTGCGCGGCTCCGCAAAGGGGTCTATAAAGAAGGACCACGAAAAGGAGCGCTCCCCATGCAGGTCTTCATCATTGCGAACCTCGTCCTGAGCATGGCCTTGTTGGTCCTGTTCTTTTTGGGGCGCAAAGGCGGCTCGGATCCCCAGGGGCGGGAACTCGAGAAGGGTTTGGGATCCCTGGCCCGGGACCTGGAACGCTTGGAGAAGGTCTTGAAAGATGAGATGGCGCGCGGCCGGGAGGAAACGGGGAACCGTGAAAGGGCCGCCCGGGACGAGATGGGCCAGCAGTTCCAGAACATCGTCCGGGTCAACGAAGAGAAGCTCGAGTCCATCCGCCTGACCTTGGAGAGGCTGCTGAACGGACTCCAGGAGGAGAATGCCAAGAAGCTGGACGAGATGCGGATGGTGGTGGACGAGAAACTGCAGTCCACCCTGGAAAAACGGCTGACCGAGTCCTTCCGCCAGGTCAGCGACCGGTTGGAGCGGGTCCATCAGGGCCTGGGCGAGATGCAGAGCCTGGCTTCCAGCGTGGGGGACCTGAAGGCCGTCCTGACCAACGTCAAAACCCGCGGGACCTGGGGTGAGG is part of the bacterium genome and encodes:
- a CDS encoding penicillin-binding transpeptidase domain-containing protein is translated as MPVIDPFKKYNPIPLSRHRRTKLPSFRTTILFLALFIVLLASKTSLMNQVNYLKGLKYWHNGNLELSRMEFNKVLSRTPGDAKAVDGLGLVEMKAGNLEKAKELYDQAMRMGLTYSKKFNHTKTGQSFIDEGKYNVAELELQHALELQPSNPEIYVALGTVDRALGQVGKAVKYFETAVNYEPKNKEYQSLLEKSREERDRGSIYYIFDRNGVPLALQWTKNGERGYPMGPEFAQLIGYLDQQAADNRGSMGLEKVYQSYFPGNKLYLTIDSRIQRVLSRAMGWQKGSIVALDPRTGEILGCISQPTFTPEKVHSQWWTYISNKNNPLKNRAFESLYEPGSIIKIISSAAAVEKDINLSNVFPFYCRGRMVIDGKDFMDWQKHKEIRSLEEAFDTSCNIGYARLGLALGEDTLLEFNNRFGFNSVPKTLELPVVASTCPKLGLTRYELAETATGLGPAFRITPLNAAMIVSAIANDGVLMSPYLTEKLTNIDGKILEQHKPVIYKNTISRPTAQFLTTMMVNDVERGIGVKARVKGLKIAGKTGTSGSRDPNFHAWFICFAPIENPKIALAIVAENGGTGKDVAAPIAKKVFDGIQEFMDLNSNTPPR